A single genomic interval of Streptomyces sp. NBC_00663 harbors:
- a CDS encoding LCP family protein: MSTPPRRSPAAARPRPRPKPPVRRRKPRWAGRAVTTLSVVILASAGIGHGVLSSLDADIARVDPFKDMKNRPRAGHGMNVLLVGTDGRDKITEAERQKYRLGGAPCHCTDTVMIVHISEDRERASVVSLPRDSYAMTPPHTDRTTGEEHHGHPVKLNAAYAEGGPQLTVRTVETMTHVKIDHYLEVDFTSFMKTVDVLGGVKICTAEPLKDAYTGLDLPAGSHTLMGGEALQYVRSRHIDGAADLGRMKRQQRFMAALIDRATSSGILLNPMKFRDVTRAVLGSVRADKEFGTGELLDLGRAMRNFSPSSSEFTTVPIGQMGYAVKGVGSTLKWDAKKAGRLFQALRDDEPLAVHKPRSKAVRVAVAPQQIRVQVENGTATAGLGKRVDAQLAATGFRTTHQPVTSANRAVKRTVIAYDPRWDRSAKSLAAALPGSELRPVQGQGAVLKVIAGADFRQVRKVRAEDPYQGEFGVVTGDEVGCV, from the coding sequence ATGTCCACGCCGCCCCGCCGCTCCCCTGCCGCCGCCCGGCCCCGGCCGAGGCCGAAGCCGCCCGTACGACGGCGGAAGCCGCGTTGGGCCGGTCGGGCGGTGACCACGCTCTCCGTGGTGATCCTCGCCTCGGCCGGCATCGGGCACGGTGTCCTCTCCAGCCTGGACGCGGACATCGCGCGGGTGGATCCCTTCAAGGACATGAAGAACCGGCCCAGAGCCGGGCACGGCATGAACGTGCTGCTGGTCGGCACCGACGGGCGCGACAAGATCACCGAGGCCGAGCGGCAGAAGTACCGGCTGGGCGGCGCCCCCTGTCACTGCACCGACACGGTCATGATCGTGCACATCTCGGAGGACCGGGAGCGGGCGAGCGTGGTGAGCCTGCCGCGCGACTCGTACGCGATGACGCCCCCGCACACCGACCGGACGACCGGTGAGGAACACCACGGCCACCCCGTCAAGCTGAACGCGGCGTACGCGGAGGGCGGCCCCCAGCTGACCGTGCGGACCGTCGAGACGATGACGCACGTGAAGATCGACCACTATCTGGAGGTCGACTTCACCAGCTTCATGAAGACGGTGGACGTGCTGGGCGGCGTGAAGATCTGCACGGCGGAGCCCCTGAAGGACGCGTACACGGGCCTCGACCTCCCCGCCGGCTCGCACACCCTGATGGGCGGCGAGGCCCTCCAGTACGTCCGCTCCCGGCACATCGACGGGGCGGCGGACCTCGGGCGGATGAAGCGCCAGCAGCGCTTCATGGCGGCGCTGATCGACCGCGCGACCTCCTCCGGCATCCTGCTGAACCCCATGAAGTTCCGGGACGTGACGCGGGCCGTGCTGGGTTCGGTGCGGGCCGACAAGGAGTTCGGCACCGGCGAACTCCTCGACCTGGGGCGGGCGATGCGGAACTTCTCGCCGTCCTCGTCCGAGTTCACGACGGTGCCGATCGGGCAGATGGGGTACGCCGTCAAGGGCGTCGGCTCCACCCTGAAGTGGGACGCGAAGAAGGCGGGCCGCCTCTTCCAGGCCCTGCGCGACGACGAGCCGCTGGCCGTGCACAAGCCGCGGAGCAAGGCGGTCCGGGTCGCCGTCGCCCCACAGCAGATCCGCGTCCAGGTCGAGAACGGCACCGCCACCGCCGGACTCGGCAAGCGTGTCGACGCCCAGCTCGCGGCGACCGGCTTCCGCACCACCCACCAGCCGGTGACCTCGGCGAACCGCGCGGTCAAGCGCACGGTCATCGCCTACGACCCCCGCTGGGACCGCTCCGCGAAGTCCCTCGCCGCGGCCCTGCCGGGCAGCGAGCTGCGGCCCGTGCAGGGGCAGGGGGCGGTGCTGAAGGTGATCGCCGGGGCGGACTTCCGGCAGGTGCGGAAGGTACGGGCGGAGGACCCGTACCAGGGCGAGTTCGGGGTGGTGACGGGCGACGAGGTGGGCTGCGTGTAG